The Noviherbaspirillum saxi genome includes a window with the following:
- a CDS encoding CHASE2 domain-containing protein, translated as MFRFFLLGVALCAALIAPSALPGLFTPVDHALNDWRVRFSVQPHVESRIVIVDVDELSLAEQGAWPWPRETLARLIQTLIDDYKVAGIAVDMVFPEQRPNDRRLAEQLRRPEVTGAVVFDLEQRNLAALKFVLPPTLPVQIEEGAPQVPGVPVVTNHASLMPSRVGHITPIFDSDGAVRRLPPLVCSAGTSCRPSLALAAYAGMVGHARLDLRRGQGLLSAPWELSLQTDDGAPIVTLPLSDDGSLVVPYRHSRQDWTSVSAVDVLKRTPDPAVLKGVIVLLGGTALGLSDVIATPLGPVAAGLEPHVEILSALLDNDFPVAPRHGTLLAGALLLPFALLLGCLIRRYDKPLHRAAVFPAWLLATWAGGAIGAMAALQSAGILLPLSPLLVFPPLAVLLILSTELYRTGRDRAGIFAHLSAYLPRPVADRLTSFGQVNTSVDASRREITVLFADIHGFAGLSESTTPEVVARLMQRVFTEMAEAVVRHHGTIDKFIGDAIMAFWNAPEDDPLHASRALAAAHEIQARMTALAPFCEELGLLPIKVGIGLETGLALVGNFGSAHRRTFTALGEPVILASRLEGLTNMYKEQILVGQSCANALGQKDLRALGTVQIRGRIQPVTIYCADS; from the coding sequence ATGTTCCGTTTCTTCCTGCTCGGGGTTGCGCTGTGCGCAGCCCTGATCGCGCCTTCCGCACTTCCCGGATTGTTCACCCCGGTTGACCACGCGCTCAACGACTGGCGCGTGCGCTTCTCGGTGCAGCCGCATGTCGAATCGCGCATCGTCATCGTCGATGTCGACGAGCTCAGCCTGGCAGAGCAGGGCGCATGGCCCTGGCCGCGCGAAACCCTCGCGCGCCTGATCCAGACCCTGATCGACGATTACAAGGTGGCCGGCATCGCCGTCGACATGGTTTTTCCCGAGCAGCGCCCCAACGACCGTCGGCTGGCCGAACAACTGCGCCGCCCCGAAGTGACCGGCGCGGTCGTGTTCGACCTGGAACAGCGCAACCTCGCCGCACTCAAGTTCGTGCTGCCGCCGACCCTGCCGGTGCAGATCGAAGAGGGCGCGCCGCAAGTGCCGGGCGTGCCTGTCGTCACCAACCATGCATCGCTGATGCCGTCGCGCGTCGGCCATATCACCCCGATCTTCGATAGCGACGGTGCGGTGCGCCGCCTGCCGCCGCTGGTCTGCAGTGCGGGCACTTCCTGCCGCCCCAGTCTGGCTCTAGCAGCCTATGCCGGCATGGTCGGCCATGCGCGGCTGGACCTGCGCCGTGGTCAGGGCTTGCTGTCGGCACCCTGGGAATTGTCGCTGCAAACCGATGACGGCGCCCCCATCGTCACCTTGCCGCTGTCTGACGACGGCTCGCTCGTCGTGCCTTACCGGCATTCGCGCCAGGACTGGACCTCGGTATCGGCTGTCGATGTACTCAAGCGCACCCCCGACCCCGCCGTGCTCAAGGGCGTGATCGTCCTGCTCGGCGGCACCGCGCTCGGCTTGTCCGACGTGATCGCCACGCCGCTCGGCCCGGTCGCCGCCGGCCTGGAGCCGCATGTCGAAATTTTGTCCGCGCTGCTGGACAATGATTTCCCGGTCGCGCCCAGGCATGGCACGCTGCTGGCCGGCGCGCTGTTGCTACCTTTTGCCCTACTGCTCGGCTGCCTGATCCGGCGCTACGACAAACCCTTGCACCGCGCCGCTGTCTTTCCCGCCTGGTTGCTTGCGACCTGGGCCGGCGGCGCGATTGGCGCAATGGCCGCGCTGCAAAGCGCCGGCATCCTGCTGCCGCTGTCGCCGCTGCTGGTGTTCCCGCCGCTGGCCGTGCTGCTGATCCTGTCGACCGAGCTGTATCGCACCGGCCGCGACCGCGCCGGCATCTTCGCGCACTTGTCAGCCTACCTGCCGCGTCCGGTCGCGGATCGCCTGACTTCGTTCGGACAGGTCAACACCAGCGTCGACGCCTCGCGCCGCGAAATCACCGTACTGTTCGCCGACATCCACGGCTTTGCCGGACTGAGCGAAAGCACCACGCCGGAAGTCGTCGCCCGTCTGATGCAACGCGTCTTTACCGAAATGGCCGAAGCCGTTGTCCGGCACCACGGCACCATCGACAAGTTCATCGGCGACGCCATCATGGCCTTCTGGAACGCGCCCGAAGATGACCCACTGCATGCCAGCCGCGCACTCGCCGCCGCCCATGAGATCCAGGCGCGCATGACCGCGCTCGCCCCGTTCTGCGAAGAACTCGGCCTCTTGCCCATCAAGGTCGGCATAGGCCTGGAAACCGGCCTTGCCCTGGTCGGCAACTTTGGCTCCGCGCATCGCCGCACCTTCACCGCACTGGGAGAACCGGTTATCCTTGCGAGTCGTCTCGAAGGGCTGACCAACATGTACAAGGAACAAATATTGGTGGGGCAGTCCTGCGCCAACGCGCTCGGGCAAAAAGACCTGCGGGCGCTGGGCACGGTCCAGATCCGCGGACGCATCCAGCCGGTCACGATTTATTGCGCCGATTCATGA
- a CDS encoding FecR family protein: protein MMQPVVSTGWKKWVALVCMTVSSAYALAADPAGSVSFVIGDASVVGEDGKARAVARGENINAGQLLETGATGHIHLRMVDGAFVSIRPQSRLRIEDYRYDAGNPENNRIKFVLEKGVARSITGRAGEASRQNYRLNTPLAAIGIRGTDFVVQANADITRVTVQSGAVVMTPLAADCLASSLGPCKSAASRVLTAAMRDAYLELRNRNEAPLLVPAEKALESSPNTVAPPRPEEPRATADKQAKPANNVDTRDAVREVAAADIKNRVETPTATPVPEVTPPAPEPTPPITSIPPPVEPPPVVVEPARFWWGRYSPYVQAGQEHTSFNAVNQPGREPFFGNAVFSLFRESGTLVVPNSGVAKFKLVESEAIVMTGNQLAAAQITSPSLTIDFAQRRFDTSLTVNSDGIAPVSIASSGEVTHQGLLLGKTNTPDTKLNGLLSDGGGQAAYVFERALSGNQSIQGVTRWTR from the coding sequence ATGATGCAACCGGTAGTTTCAACTGGCTGGAAGAAGTGGGTCGCACTGGTCTGTATGACGGTGAGTTCCGCATACGCACTGGCGGCTGATCCGGCTGGCTCAGTCTCCTTCGTGATCGGCGACGCCAGCGTCGTCGGCGAAGACGGCAAGGCCCGCGCGGTCGCCCGTGGCGAAAACATCAACGCCGGCCAACTCCTTGAAACCGGCGCCACCGGCCACATCCACCTGCGCATGGTCGACGGCGCTTTCGTCAGCATCCGTCCGCAATCGCGCCTGCGTATCGAAGATTACCGCTACGACGCCGGCAACCCGGAAAACAACCGCATCAAGTTCGTGCTGGAAAAGGGCGTCGCCCGCAGCATCACCGGCCGTGCCGGCGAAGCATCCAGGCAAAACTACCGTCTCAATACACCGCTGGCCGCCATCGGCATCCGTGGCACCGACTTCGTGGTGCAGGCCAACGCCGACATCACCCGCGTCACCGTTCAGAGCGGCGCGGTCGTCATGACCCCGCTGGCCGCCGACTGCCTGGCAAGCTCCCTTGGTCCCTGCAAATCCGCAGCCAGCCGCGTACTGACCGCCGCCATGCGCGACGCCTATCTGGAACTGCGCAACCGCAACGAAGCGCCGCTGCTGGTGCCGGCTGAAAAAGCGCTGGAGTCGTCGCCCAATACGGTCGCGCCGCCGCGCCCCGAAGAGCCGCGCGCCACCGCCGACAAGCAGGCCAAGCCGGCTAACAACGTCGACACCCGCGACGCCGTGCGCGAAGTCGCCGCGGCCGACATCAAGAACCGTGTCGAAACACCAACCGCAACGCCGGTGCCGGAGGTGACACCACCCGCACCGGAACCAACACCGCCCATAACAAGCATTCCGCCACCGGTCGAGCCACCACCGGTCGTGGTCGAGCCGGCCCGTTTCTGGTGGGGTCGCTATAGTCCCTACGTTCAAGCGGGTCAGGAGCACACCAGCTTCAATGCGGTTAACCAACCCGGGCGCGAGCCCTTCTTCGGCAATGCCGTCTTCAGCCTGTTCCGAGAGTCGGGAACGCTCGTTGTGCCAAACAGCGGCGTCGCGAAATTCAAGCTGGTCGAATCCGAAGCGATTGTGATGACCGGTAATCAGCTCGCTGCCGCACAAATCACGTCGCCCAGTCTGACCATCGACTTTGCCCAGCGTCGGTTCGATACCTCGCTGACCGTCAACAGTGACGGTATCGCGCCGGTATCCATCGCGTCGTCCGGCGAGGTAACCCATCAAGGTTTGCTATTGGGTAAGACCAATACCCCCGACACAAAGCTCAACGGACTGTTGTCCGACGGTGGCGGTCAGGCAGCCTACGTGTTCGAGCGCGCACTTTCCGGCAATCAGAGCATCCAGGGCGTGACGCGCTGGACTCGCTGA
- a CDS encoding Crp/Fnr family transcriptional regulator: protein MPIALETAANIPLFKGLDQETLITVAKLMSSRSFLSHDIVLRKGDEADHLCFLLAGQLQVVDVTEDGREIGIHFISPGAYFGELSVIDGAPRSASIVSVKPSEVAFLPTAQARALIFNRPLVAERFLTHFAQIVRASSRQRTLLSIPNAFQRVFAQLQQFVRDTNEGQVIEGLPKQHEIAIMVNTSRETVSRALHTLMKLNIVEKKGTIFIVNRPDQLKTAAVAGLDEMPATNANNGPKVEKAEKAA, encoded by the coding sequence ATGCCAATTGCATTAGAAACCGCTGCCAACATACCGCTATTCAAGGGCCTGGACCAGGAGACGCTGATCACCGTCGCGAAACTGATGTCCAGCCGCAGCTTTCTGAGCCACGACATTGTCTTGCGCAAGGGCGATGAGGCGGATCACTTGTGCTTTCTGCTTGCCGGGCAGCTGCAGGTGGTCGATGTGACCGAGGATGGGCGCGAGATCGGGATTCACTTCATTTCGCCGGGTGCGTATTTCGGCGAACTGTCGGTCATCGACGGCGCGCCGCGTTCGGCTTCGATCGTCTCGGTGAAGCCTTCGGAAGTGGCTTTCCTGCCGACCGCGCAGGCACGCGCACTGATCTTCAATCGTCCGCTGGTGGCGGAGCGCTTTCTTACGCATTTCGCGCAGATCGTGCGCGCCTCTTCGCGGCAGCGCACGCTGCTCAGCATTCCGAATGCCTTCCAGCGCGTGTTTGCGCAGTTGCAGCAGTTTGTCCGCGATACCAATGAAGGCCAGGTCATCGAAGGCTTGCCCAAGCAGCACGAGATCGCGATCATGGTCAACACCAGCCGCGAAACCGTGTCGCGCGCGCTGCATACGCTGATGAAGCTGAATATCGTCGAGAAGAAGGGAACGATATTCATCGTCAATCGGCCGGATCAGTTGAAGACGGCTGCGGTAGCGGGGCTCGATGAGATGCCGGCGACGAATGCTAACAACGGACCCAAGGTCGAGAAAGCAGAAAAAGCGGCTTGA
- a CDS encoding CysB family HTH-type transcriptional regulator — protein MNFQQLRSIREAARRGYNLTEVANVLFTSQPGVSRQIRELEEELGVEIFERNGKRLTGLTDPGKGILQIIERLLLEAENLRQASQEYAGEKSGTLAVATTHTQARYVLPRVVQSFRTAFPDVRIALQQSSPEHIAEWVISGKADVGIATEGLSQFEELVSFPCYRWSHMIVVPEDHPLSGAHKVSLQELAAYPLITYDVGFTGRSHIDDAFREAGIATDIVLTAMDSDVIQQYVSLGMGVGIVASMAVETNLARGLRAVEAAHLFAPNVTRLAVRRGAYLRSYVYEFILQFAPELRRRDIETALNAGA, from the coding sequence ATGAATTTCCAGCAACTACGTTCCATTCGCGAAGCCGCGCGCCGCGGCTACAACCTGACCGAAGTCGCGAATGTCCTGTTCACATCGCAACCCGGCGTGAGCCGGCAGATACGCGAACTGGAAGAAGAACTCGGCGTCGAGATTTTCGAGCGCAACGGCAAGCGCCTGACCGGATTGACCGATCCCGGCAAGGGCATCCTGCAAATCATCGAGCGTCTCCTGCTCGAAGCGGAAAACCTGCGCCAGGCCAGCCAGGAATACGCCGGCGAAAAAAGCGGCACGCTGGCCGTCGCCACCACCCACACGCAGGCGCGCTATGTGCTGCCGCGCGTCGTGCAATCCTTTCGCACAGCGTTTCCCGATGTGCGCATCGCGCTCCAGCAAAGCTCGCCGGAACATATTGCAGAATGGGTGATCTCCGGCAAGGCGGATGTCGGTATCGCCACCGAAGGCCTGAGCCAGTTTGAAGAACTGGTGTCGTTTCCCTGCTATCGCTGGAGCCACATGATCGTGGTGCCGGAAGATCATCCGCTGAGCGGCGCGCACAAGGTATCGCTGCAAGAGCTGGCTGCCTATCCCCTGATCACTTATGACGTCGGTTTCACCGGCCGCAGCCATATCGACGACGCGTTCCGCGAAGCGGGCATTGCAACCGATATCGTGTTGACCGCGATGGATTCGGATGTGATCCAGCAGTATGTGTCGTTAGGAATGGGAGTGGGCATCGTCGCATCGATGGCGGTGGAAACCAATCTGGCGCGGGGCTTGCGCGCGGTGGAGGCGGCGCACCTGTTCGCGCCGAATGTGACGCGGCTTGCGGTGCGGCGCGGGGCTTATCTGCGGTCTTATGTGTATGAGTTTATCTTGCAGTTCGCGCCGGAATTGCGGCGCAGGGATATCGAGACGGCATTGAATGCGGGGGCGTAG
- a CDS encoding sulfate/molybdate ABC transporter ATP-binding protein: MSIEVKNIHKRFGNFIALDNVSLNFPQGELTALLGPSGCGKTTLLRIIAGLEQADSGHVFLDGEDASGQHVRERQVGFVFQHYALFKHMSVFENIAFGLRVKRRDVRPSESEIKKKVMSLLELVQLDWLADRYPPQLSGGQRQRIALARALAVEPRVLLLDEPFGALDAKVRKELRRWLRRLHDELHVTSIFVTHDQEEALEVADQIVVMNKGRVEQIGSPDEVYNHPASSFVYGFLGNVNLFHGRVHEGVLDSGGIAFDAPDHAQAQDANGIGFVRPHDIEVERYTADAEGIVARLRRSHAIGPLAQLELVRADNAQLIEAVISTERYQHLGLTEGETLIVRPKRLRVFVNESASQSA, translated from the coding sequence ATGAGTATCGAAGTCAAAAACATTCACAAGCGTTTCGGCAATTTCATTGCGCTCGACAACGTCTCATTGAATTTTCCTCAAGGCGAACTGACCGCCTTGCTCGGCCCATCCGGTTGCGGCAAGACCACGCTGCTGCGCATCATCGCCGGCCTGGAGCAGGCCGATTCCGGTCACGTATTCCTCGATGGCGAAGATGCCTCCGGCCAGCATGTGCGCGAACGCCAGGTCGGCTTCGTGTTCCAGCACTATGCACTGTTCAAGCATATGAGCGTGTTCGAAAACATCGCCTTCGGCCTGCGCGTCAAGCGCCGCGATGTGCGCCCATCGGAAAGCGAGATCAAAAAGAAAGTCATGTCGCTGCTGGAACTGGTGCAGCTCGACTGGCTCGCCGATCGCTATCCGCCGCAACTGTCGGGCGGCCAGCGTCAGCGTATCGCACTGGCGCGCGCGCTGGCGGTGGAGCCGCGCGTGCTGCTGCTGGACGAACCCTTCGGCGCGCTCGATGCCAAGGTGCGCAAGGAACTGCGCCGCTGGTTGCGTCGCCTGCATGATGAATTGCATGTCACCAGCATCTTCGTCACGCACGACCAGGAAGAAGCATTGGAAGTCGCCGACCAGATCGTGGTGATGAACAAGGGCAGGGTGGAGCAGATCGGTTCGCCCGACGAGGTCTACAACCATCCGGCCTCGTCCTTCGTGTACGGCTTCCTCGGTAACGTCAACCTCTTCCATGGCCGCGTGCATGAAGGCGTGCTGGATTCCGGCGGTATCGCCTTCGACGCGCCCGATCATGCGCAGGCACAAGATGCCAACGGTATCGGCTTTGTAAGGCCGCATGACATCGAGGTCGAGCGCTACACGGCGGACGCGGAAGGCATCGTTGCCCGCCTGCGCCGCAGCCATGCCATCGGTCCGCTCGCGCAATTGGAACTGGTGCGCGCCGATAATGCGCAATTGATCGAAGCCGTGATCTCGACCGAACGCTACCAGCATCTCGGCCTGACCGAAGGCGAAACCCTGATTGTGCGTCCAAAGCGCCTGCGGGTGTTCGTCAACGAGTCTGCCAGTCAATCGGCCTGA
- the cysW gene encoding sulfate ABC transporter permease subunit CysW, producing the protein MAGAAASLSIGVQARGEPAYTPAATVEPFWVRALLIGAALAFLTLFLFIPLIAVFAEALKKGWDTYLLALVEPDAIAAIKLTLLTAAIAVPMNLVFGVAAAWCIAKFEFRGKNILLTLIDLPFSVSPVIAGLIYVLIFGAQGWLGPWLAEHDIKILFAVPGIVLATMFVTFPFVARELIPLMQSQGTEEEEAALVLGASGWRTFWHVTLPNIKWGLLYGVVLCNARAMGEFGAVSVVSGHIRGETNTMPLHVEILYNEYNFVAAFAIASLLALLALVTLAIKSFIEWRANEVNLQPDQE; encoded by the coding sequence ATGGCCGGTGCTGCTGCTTCCTTATCCATCGGCGTGCAGGCGCGCGGCGAACCCGCGTACACGCCGGCGGCCACCGTCGAACCGTTCTGGGTGCGCGCACTGCTGATCGGCGCTGCGCTGGCCTTCCTGACCCTGTTCCTGTTCATTCCACTCATCGCGGTCTTTGCCGAAGCGCTCAAGAAAGGTTGGGACACTTACCTGCTCGCATTGGTCGAGCCCGATGCGATCGCCGCGATCAAATTGACCCTGCTGACTGCAGCGATTGCCGTTCCGATGAACCTGGTATTCGGCGTGGCAGCCGCATGGTGTATCGCCAAGTTCGAATTTCGCGGCAAGAACATCCTGCTCACGCTGATCGATCTGCCGTTCTCGGTGTCGCCTGTGATCGCCGGCCTGATCTATGTACTGATCTTCGGCGCGCAAGGCTGGCTCGGTCCGTGGCTGGCCGAGCACGACATCAAGATCCTGTTTGCCGTGCCCGGCATCGTGCTCGCAACCATGTTCGTCACCTTTCCCTTCGTCGCACGCGAGCTGATTCCATTGATGCAATCGCAAGGCACGGAAGAAGAGGAAGCCGCGCTGGTGCTGGGCGCGTCCGGCTGGCGCACGTTCTGGCATGTGACGCTGCCGAACATCAAGTGGGGCTTGCTGTACGGCGTGGTGCTCTGTAATGCGCGTGCGATGGGCGAGTTCGGCGCGGTGTCGGTCGTGTCCGGACACATACGCGGCGAGACCAACACCATGCCGCTGCATGTGGAAATTCTGTACAACGAATACAACTTCGTCGCCGCATTCGCGATCGCTTCATTGCTGGCATTGCTCGCGCTAGTCACCCTCGCGATCAAGTCCTTCATCGAATGGCGCGCCAACGAAGTCAATCTGCAACCGGATCAGGAATAA
- the cysT gene encoding sulfate ABC transporter permease subunit CysT — protein sequence MASAITPSDIKSASPGRTSSRVLPGFNLSLGFTLLYLALIVLIPLSAVFLKTFTMTWDAFWTAATSDRVLASYRLTFGASLIAAALNVVFGGIVAWVLVRYRFPGKKVIDALVDLPFALPTAVAGIALTSLYSANGWIGRYLEPFGIKVAFTPLGVLVALTFIGLPFVVRTVQPVLEEAERELEEAAASLGANRLQVFAHVIFPTILPALMTGFALAFARATGEYGSVIFIAGNMPMVSEITPLFIITKLEQYDYTGATAIAVVMLIVSFILLLTINLLQAWARTRGRAEKV from the coding sequence ATGGCAAGTGCAATAACACCATCTGATATCAAAAGCGCATCGCCGGGACGGACTTCATCGCGCGTATTGCCCGGCTTCAATTTATCGCTCGGCTTCACGCTGCTCTATCTGGCGCTGATCGTGCTGATTCCCTTGTCGGCGGTCTTTCTGAAGACCTTCACCATGACTTGGGATGCTTTCTGGACCGCCGCCACTTCCGACCGCGTCCTCGCCTCCTACCGCCTGACTTTCGGCGCATCGCTGATCGCCGCGGCGCTCAATGTAGTGTTCGGCGGCATCGTAGCCTGGGTATTGGTGCGCTACCGCTTCCCCGGCAAGAAAGTGATCGACGCCCTGGTCGACCTGCCGTTTGCCTTGCCCACCGCGGTGGCCGGCATCGCCTTGACTTCGCTGTATTCGGCCAATGGCTGGATCGGTCGCTATCTCGAACCCTTCGGCATCAAGGTCGCTTTCACCCCGCTGGGCGTGCTGGTCGCATTGACCTTCATCGGCTTGCCGTTTGTCGTGCGTACCGTGCAACCGGTGCTGGAAGAAGCCGAACGCGAGCTGGAAGAAGCCGCCGCCAGTCTCGGCGCCAACCGCCTGCAAGTGTTCGCGCATGTGATTTTCCCCACCATCCTGCCAGCCTTGATGACCGGTTTTGCGCTGGCGTTTGCGCGTGCCACCGGCGAATACGGCTCGGTGATTTTCATCGCAGGCAACATGCCGATGGTGTCCGAAATCACGCCGCTGTTCATCATTACCAAACTGGAGCAATACGACTACACCGGCGCGACTGCGATTGCAGTGGTCATGCTGATCGTGTCCTTCATATTGCTGCTGACGATCAACCTGTTGCAAGCCTGGGCACGCACACGCGGCCGGGCAGAGAAAGTCTGA
- a CDS encoding EAL domain-containing protein yields the protein MAFPGLENYLERLYGTTQADTRVWIDAEGRAQGRYFNSTLTSAFQPIRALGTGLVVGYEGFARSNSGKDQGLCLWKLLDHAANDDESVELDRLCRVLHAINFFRQPAALGSDLYLSVHARLLAAVDGNHGTAFSRVLRVLDLPQQRIVLQLPVIPEHQAWLLNYVADNYRRNGFRIAVKASGVTEALSLINRVHPEAIKVDTRQGIPDELACRLLEKCAEQKIRVIFKRIEHAERLQQLERVAKASGQSLLVQDFVWDLPAAAIARDASQSLSMPSHQPFFTHADAA from the coding sequence ATGGCTTTTCCAGGACTGGAAAACTATCTCGAACGTCTTTACGGCACTACGCAGGCGGATACGCGCGTGTGGATCGATGCCGAAGGACGTGCGCAGGGACGCTATTTCAATTCCACGCTGACCAGTGCCTTCCAACCCATCCGCGCGCTGGGTACAGGACTGGTCGTAGGTTACGAAGGCTTCGCCCGCAGCAACTCCGGCAAGGATCAGGGCTTGTGTCTATGGAAGCTGCTCGACCATGCAGCCAACGACGATGAATCGGTCGAACTCGACCGCTTGTGCCGCGTGCTGCATGCGATCAATTTCTTCCGTCAGCCGGCAGCGCTCGGCAGCGATCTTTACCTGAGCGTGCACGCGCGCTTGCTGGCTGCGGTCGATGGCAACCATGGCACGGCATTCAGTCGCGTGCTGCGGGTGCTGGATTTGCCTCAGCAGCGCATCGTGCTGCAGTTGCCCGTGATCCCCGAGCATCAGGCATGGCTGTTGAACTATGTCGCCGACAATTACAGGCGCAATGGCTTTCGCATCGCAGTCAAGGCGTCCGGTGTGACGGAAGCCTTGTCGCTCATTAATCGGGTGCATCCCGAGGCGATCAAGGTCGATACGCGGCAAGGTATTCCGGACGAGCTTGCATGCCGGTTGCTTGAGAAATGCGCCGAGCAAAAGATTCGTGTCATTTTCAAGCGGATTGAACATGCGGAGCGTTTGCAACAACTGGAGCGGGTTGCCAAGGCAAGTGGACAATCGCTGCTGGTGCAAGATTTTGTATGGGATTTGCCTGCGGCAGCGATTGCGAGGGATGCATCGCAATCGCTGTCAATGCCCTCACATCAGCCTTTCTTTACGCATGCGGATGCGGCGTGA